GAAGTATAATTTAAAAGCTGCCCCGCTTGGTACTTTATAATATTAGCTAATACTTCTAACTGTGCTAATTCTTGAATCTTTGCTAAATCCCTTATGTCTTCTTTCAACATTTGTTGTTGCCGTAGGTTTTGCCATCTATTGTAAAACTTTTTCTCTTGCTTTAAAAAAGGCTCGGGAAATCCTCCGAATTCTAATAAAGACTTTATTAGATCATTCTCAATTTTCTTTGGGGAGCTTATAGCAGAGCCTAGTATCTCTGACTTTACAAGTTCAGCAACTGAAATAGGATGAACACGGTATAAAAAGTATCTTCCCATAAGGCTATCACCACCTTTACGGTAAACATCTAACTTGGCACTTTCTGTAACTATGATATCTAGCCTTCCTTTATACTCATCTATAAACCCTTTAAGAAAATTTTTCCAATGTGAATATTTATGGATTTCATCAAGTACTATATTGGGTCTAACATTTAATATCGCATCTATAGGTAAGTTACTGGCGATAGTATTATTTTCGGCTAGTATTTGTTCTCTATCGAAAGCATTATCCCAGTTTAAGTATTTATGGTACTTAGCTCTCTTCATAACATTTTTTGCTATGGTGGTTTTACCTACTTGCCTTGGGCCTGATAATAAAATCATTTGGTCATGACTGGCAAAGTGTTCTTCTATGATTTTCTGATATAAGCGCTGCATAAGTTATTTAGTTATATTATATTTAACTATACCATGCGTATCGGATTGGTCAAGACTAATTCGATACGTGCATCGACAAAGTACCTTTCAAAGGCTTTGTGTAGGACAGTCAACTTAGTTTCCTTCTTAAGGTTGCCCAATATTGTAACCGTTTGTTTATCTCTCTTTCAAATCCCCTTTCCACAGGTTTATAATAAATTCTCCTTTTAAACTTATCCGGAAAGTAGTTTTGTCCTGAGAAGCCTTCCTTAGTATCATGGTCGTAAACATATCCTTCAGCATACCCTTGCTCTTTCATTAACTCTGATGAAGCATTTAGTATGTGAAAGGGTGGCATTAAAGAACCATAATTTTTAGCATCTGATACAGAATTTTTATATGCTTTGTAAACAGCATTTGATTTTGGTGCTGTAGCTAGATATATTACTGCTTGTGCTATAGCTAGTTCCCCTTCAGGAGATCCTAAAAGCTCATAGGCTTGATTTGCAGCTAAAGCTTGTTGTAATGCAGCAGGGTCAGCCAATCCTATATCCTCTACAGCACACCTGACTAACCTCCTAATAATATATAAAGGGTTCTCCCCTGCAGTTAGCATCCTTGCTAACCAATACAAACTTGCATCACAATCTGATCCTCTTAAAGACTTATGTAATGCACTTATAAGATTATAATGCTGATCTCTACCTTTATCATAGATCGGTGTTCTTTTTTGCATTAATGAAAGCAATTCGGAAGAAGTTAAAGGGCTTGTATGCTTTAAATCAAAGAGCTCTTCGCATATGTTTAATAAAAATCGTGCATCGCCATCGGCCATGTCACATAGAGTAGTTCTCGCTTCTTCTCTTATAGGTAGTGGCTTATCTAACAATCTTTCTGCTCGTTTTAGTATATGGAGTAATGCATTAGTATCTAATCTATTCACAACAACTACTTTACAACGAGACAGAAGAGCGCTATTTAACTCAAAGGAAGGATTTTCAGTCGTAGCACCAATTAAAATTATAGTACCATTCTCTATATATGGTAGAAAGATATCTTGTTGAGAACGATTTAAATGATGAATCTCGTCTACTAATAGTATAGTGTTAATTCCGCATTTTTTATTTTCACTTGCTTTTTTAAATACATCCTTAAATTCTGCAGCTCCGCTTATTACAGCAGATAATGTATACAGGATACCTTCAATCTTTTTAGTAAGTAACCTTGCTATAGTTGTTTTCCCACATCCAGGAGGCCCCCAAAGTATCATACTTAAAGCATATGAATTCTTATCCAAT
This region of Candidatus Jidaibacter acanthamoeba genomic DNA includes:
- a CDS encoding ATP-binding protein; the encoded protein is MQRLYQKIIEEHFASHDQMILLSGPRQVGKTTIAKNVMKRAKYHKYLNWDNAFDREQILAENNTIASNLPIDAILNVRPNIVLDEIHKYSHWKNFLKGFIDEYKGRLDIIVTESAKLDVYRKGGDSLMGRYFLYRVHPISVAELVKSEILGSAISSPKKIENDLIKSLLEFGGFPEPFLKQEKKFYNRWQNLRQQQMLKEDIRDLAKIQELAQLEVLANIIKYQAGQLLNYTSLAKKVRVSDQTIRRWINVLESFFYCFTIRPWSKNISRSLIKEPKLYLCDWSIIEDAGARLENFVACHFKKAIDFWNDYGFGNYGLFFLRDKDKREVDFLITDNDKPWALIEVKTSANQPISNNLLHFQEQIKAQYCLQLAFDLPYVEYDFREIKSPKVFPMSTFLSQLI
- a CDS encoding replication-associated recombination protein A, encoding MFKSSNTTPLADKLRPTSLDEVYGQEHILDSDSLFLKLDKNSYALSMILWGPPGCGKTTIARLLTKKIEGILYTLSAVISGAAEFKDVFKKASENKKCGINTILLVDEIHHLNRSQQDIFLPYIENGTIILIGATTENPSFELNSALLSRCKVVVVNRLDTNALLHILKRAERLLDKPLPIREEARTTLCDMADGDARFLLNICEELFDLKHTSPLTSSELLSLMQKRTPIYDKGRDQHYNLISALHKSLRGSDCDASLYWLARMLTAGENPLYIIRRLVRCAVEDIGLADPAALQQALAANQAYELLGSPEGELAIAQAVIYLATAPKSNAVYKAYKNSVSDAKNYGSLMPPFHILNASSELMKEQGYAEGYVYDHDTKEGFSGQNYFPDKFKRRIYYKPVERGFEREINKRLQYWATLRRKLS